The Syngnathoides biaculeatus isolate LvHL_M chromosome 16, ASM1980259v1, whole genome shotgun sequence DNA segment GAGTTAAATTTATTTTAGTGGATGCTGACgactgctaagaaaatggatgttcataatttggacacccttTATTTAAACTATGTAAACGTTTCTGACCCAGCCCCATAAAAGAATCGGAACTGAGAATCATATGGAACTGGAATCGAAATATAGAACAAGAAGGGGCAATCGGAATCACTCAAATTCAAACGATGCCAACCATATTTAAACCTTTTGCATTTATGGCACTCTTCCTATTTCCCAAACACTTGAATGTACAATATGGCAATGATATGTTTAATTGCATGGTACAGGTTAGCAAACCACCTTCCAagcaagtttacaaaaaaaaaaaaaaaaaactcattcacCTTGTCTGCCATACAAtaccatccatccctccattttctgtaaaGCTTACCCTAGTTGGAATGAGGGTGTGCTGGCACCGAGCTAAAATAAgtttgggtacaccctgaactgaacaaACGACCGTTCCCACTCGCATTCACATCAAATATTTCAAGTATCCTACCATGCATGTGTTTGGAATTTGAGAAGGAAAACACCATCTAATTATTATTGAGAacattattttgtcatgtttctCATTATTCTCTCCCAATGCCGACCTGGCTGCAGACAGCagagtaaaataaattaaactaaAAGCAAACAAATTATTTCACAATTTGATTGACACAAAACTTTTCTGGGTACTTCGGTGAATACCCattgaaaacccacacaagggaGGTAGGATctgaatccaggacctcaggactgtgaggcagatgtactagCGAATAGCGCACTGTGTCGCTTCATACAATGGCAATTTCTTTGAAAAGACAAatgattgtattgtatttacgCATTAATTCAAGATCATACGAGTGCGCTGAATTTTCCGTAATACtacgcttttttttcctcactagtaagacaatctcagtcactgtgatttgaggGGCGTGTATGCGCccacgcgccatcgcactcacaaatctgcacagtcaagcatgaaaaatcatgcgtgtaaaatttgttacgagtagaaatacatagtgAAAGAcgccgcttattttgtgtagtcttgaccaatgttccctctaagctgcgccactgcgcaattgcgtaCTTGTCGCACAccctcagtgcacatgaaaaccaatccaacgcagtgaaccacagcctcttttctttttttccccaaacatggCAGCACATTTCCTCTTACAAATAcctgctgctccgccacaccgggccacactctatttcctagtttacttgacaccgcccccctccattttaaaggggtacactcataattaaaaacaccagggtatgtgaataatagaagaaaaagtcctgaaactggacgagattttctcttttttgagtagaaaacgtctggtctgaagccaaagtagaaagtacaggatgagatggtgtataatgttaaaatccaCCTTGGTACACCCTGATTGAGAATGAAAGCACatacgatacattgcccaaaaagctaattctgtattttaaatataggaggcaacataacattaactctAAAACTTGGGAGGATCATTGAGCTATCAACATGCATTGAGAAAGATATTCCGCAAGCAATaactcagttttacaccaagaaaaacagacggggatatcattgtgggtttaaaaaaaaaaaaaaaaaaaaaaaaaaaaaagttggaagcgacatttatagttggcttggtatgtatttgtattgtaatttttttgttgacattttcagtggaaGTTAgcataaataaaattgttcttgaaaattttctgatgagaaTTTAATCtcaaccttttaatgagccatgtaacttcaatggatgacactgatcgaccacagtgcatacgtctgatgttgctcaaagTGGTCAAAAGGAGTGCTCACaaccttagtgtgtttgctcatacacgtaaaaaaattagagggatcATTGCTCGCAACTATATATCTGCGgtgcatgactggtggaccagaCCCGTAagtttatatctgcaggcatgactgaccatactggctacatttttcaaatgtgagtaactgTAATCTGGAACGCTAGTAATATGACAAGGGCCAAATAGTAGAACATGACGTTTCAGCTCACGAGCACAATAACTACATGTTACAAGTGAGGGAAATCAGTGTCCTACCAGCACTAATAGTTAGATCTTAAAATTCTACCAGTGTTCAACAGGTTCACTTGGAGCATGGATGTCTACTAGTGAACCAATAGTAACATAGTTCTTCCACTACTCCGCCTTATTCaacaagtgcaaaaaaacaggaaataaaatctctgcaccCCTTGGATGTGAAGTCCCAATGTGACGAGAGCTATGGAATATTTTAATTGGagatgatatttatttatttatgatggtCTTAAGATTATTTTATGTTGGCTGTATGTTTTACCTTTAGTTTAAGTACAGTTTTGTCTACATCACACTGTGAAGTAATTTTTGCATTTGCTCTTAGTTTTCTTTATTTAACTTTGCTATCTGCAGCCAAATTTGCATCGCAAATGAGAATATGTTCCCAATTTCCTGAACGAGATAAATGTAGGTTCAGTCACGAAATAACGTCATACACTCTTACTATATGGCCAACTCAGCAAACTAGTAGGACGCTGAAAAAGACAAGCTAGGAGAGACGACTAGGCTGCAGTGACATCTCTGCATTTGAGGCCAAGGGGCCTGGCCTCACCAGATGGCGCTGGTGGAGCACTATAGAGGCTCAAAATAATTGTCTTCTCCTTATAGAGTAATAATCTATAAATACTATTTTATCTTGAATTATAATTTCCATAATTATGAATACCCATTATGTTACCAAGGCTATTCAGTTTTAGACATTTACCATAATCTAAAAGCTTTGCTAAAGCCAAGCACAATTTATCCAACTATGGCTCAAACAGAGCCGGCCCATGAGATTGGTTTTTGCGAAGAGTAACTAAAATTGTAGTGCGCATGTCTTTAACTGCTCTCAATCGAGAACCATGGGGTTCAGTTAATGTGGCGCCCCGCTCAACTTTTCATGCGAGAGTCCCCACTTCGAGGTTGATTCCTAAGATATCTTTCCGGTATATTTTATGGAATGCGGTTTCCACAACGAATATATCGTACTCTCCATTTCAGTCATAATTACGGTTGGATTATCAAACGTAATTTTAATTATGAATTCCTGCGATAATCCAGATTGCATTCATTTGTAAAAGATATTCTTCAAGGTTTAggtgcagggggaaaaaaaacaagaacaacaggGCAACACTAAATTCGGTTCACCTCCAGCTTTGGGCTGTTCACGAGGGTTTTGCCTTGTTTCAAACGGTGGCAGTACTGGTACATATCCTGGATGGACTGGACAACACTCCCTGAACTCTCCCTCATTTCTCCAATGGTGTCTGCAGCGTCAATCAAGTCCCGGTAGCGCTCCCCCACCATTTGCCTCAGTTCCTCCTTCTTTTGTTCGATCTCCCCGCGAACTTTACGCTCGATGCCGCGGATGTCCTCGGTACTGTAGCGCTCAAACAAGACCACCGGGTCCGCGATCTCCGACATCCTGAGAGACGATACCGGGTAGACAGTCATTGCTCCTCCGAAACAACTTCAGTTGCTACTACCAaaccaacccggaaaagcgacAATCACACTTCCGCTTTATACGTCAACAACTCATGGCGAAGTGATATGGTGGGACGCTTGTATTGGCTGACAAACCTGTCCGTCAAAAAATGTGTCCTGGAACTCTTGGACGCAAACATCCAATGCAGATATTTTATTTAACATATCTATATGACACGTGCGTTGATGAGTACGTCGATGTcgccatattgaatgtgtcaAAGTGGTGCTATTAACATACTGCCTTGCTTTTAATTGTATTTCGTCTTTATAAATTCATTTTGcaaatgcaaatacatttgctgTCTTTGTCCCGTTTTTCggggttaatggggaccagaatcccccacaaaatgtgaaaaaccgtgTAGTAGAATGACACACCaggaaatttcatgtttttgtatctGGGTACCACAATGATTAAAATAcgaaacagtatttatactttacatatttgagactaagattacaacaATTCAcgtatttacttaaatctttacGAACCTTTGTTCATCTTTCCTGCAACAGCCGCCTGCCGTAGCTGGGAAACTGAGGGAAGACGCtttggtggcaggaacaataaTGGTACGAAGGACCGGTATGCTGCTCGGAAGACCTTAGCACTCAGCTTTGGTTCTAATTGTGGTTAAATAGGAAATACCTTTTTCGTCGAAAAATGGTTCACATCTAGTGGAGCAATATTATGAACATGTGGGAATTCATagtttattcatccatcttcgAGTACTTATCGGtgtcaggtcacgggggcaggagctttagcagggacacacAGACCTCCCTTTCCCTAGCTACTTCGAATGGAGGGATTCCAAGGTCAGCCAAGAgatgtgtcctgggtcgtccccggggtccctttccggtgagacatgcccggaacacttcatcagggaggcgtccaggagacattgaatcagatgccctagcaacctcatctggctcctctcaatacggaGGAGCAGCAGTTCAACTCTGAGCCCGTCCTGAGTTTCTCACGTTATCTCGAAGAGGGATCCTGGACACCCCACGGATGAAGCTCATTTCGTCTggttgtatccaggatcttgttctttcagccGTGACCCAGTCGTGAACACGCTGTAGGGATTTgcaagtttggaccctacgcgtgttcacgagttgaggaagatatgaccaatgattgaaaaagttaacagcaaatggatttattacaaagaaatgtgcaatacagacgtccgggtcttatctaggtatctgccgtacacgagacgtgtgtcttttGGCAGCATAGCCAAAGAAGAATACTaaagtaacacaaggtttttatatgtatgggtccatggtagaagtggctgccccaccccaccccccagtcAGATCCTGgcccgggatggtaactttccgcttcttatctggtgtcgttcgtctccacggcaacgtctgggataggaggatggcgccagccggttttctgcatacaaagatcaaggacaaccaccggctccacaacacatccttgtctgattagcaaatggacaacactttatctgttgatgaaatatataaggtcatatttaagcaaatattgaaagtgcaataaaagtagaaCAGTCTTcaacgcgtagggtccaaactcgcaaatccctacagcggtaaactaaccttagcagcgtggggagacaggttgcttacaGCGGATACCGCCGGGTGACAAactcagccattgatgaattgacccctccgtagaaattgggTCATTAGCGtctctgaccaatcagaggccagagatctgcataaaccacgccccttttttgcatCCACCgttacctcagacaacgttgcatggtccagtatagcttttgttagtgttttatcgcgtatttgggttctttaacaatagatatggttaattgtaatagtgacgacaagtatcctgaaaggctagttggtggagttcaattcgtaccctttccaaaaccgaagacccagtacgaaaaatgtcttcgatggatcaaactttgtggaagaccgcatcatcaactgaatccatctaaaatcaaccgggaacagaagacagagtacgaaaaatgtcttcgatggatcaaactttgtggaagaccgcatcatcaactgaatccatcaaccggaacagatatgtttgcacgaaggtaagccctatatttgattttcagtaCATGTCTcagataaatgaattagcagttcttcgcttgcataacatagctacgtgtgaatgattgacacacttgatctgtgttgagcgatattttgcgatgatctgactgtacaaacgtgtctctgttcggcgctcccgagctaagctaaaccggaccttgtttgcacgaaggtatgccctatatttgattttcactacgtctcatataaatgaattagcagttcttcgcttgcataacatagctacgtgtgaatgattgacacacttgatctgtgttgagcgatattttgcgataatttgactgcacaaacgtgtctctgttctcGAGCTAAGTTAAACcagactagcgagtcctaaaagccttcgatgtgcaccgagacaccaagactgaaggaaggatgtttgaggacactataaagtagtgattgtcgtactcggtcgggacttacgtaggttcggcactaattcaagaataattattgaggggagcgcgtgacgttacacaaagaaaacgagagaaacaactcgtaaatcaagcctcgccttcttcttttccttcatacggcggttcacaaacggctatacagatacacatacagattctgcacacaagtgtgataggtaacacgaaaataggaaactgtcaatgacgaatttgtctttgggtgataatatattatgttatgtggcttctcggtcttcctctgactccggaaggatctcgcgctaatatcaatggtttctccgtcgatatcaatgtaaataccattgaaatacccctcactgaaatacttgaagacctgctgtctgcttttcaacgatatttcactattcgctaagaatgcgagtgagaaatcagctggtaaatcggacaatttcgctctcatctttccttcctgcgccgccatttttgctaattgtttgtctgaggttagcacacgtggggtgacgtaacttcaggaggcgtggttaagtttcctgtacggaggggtcaattggttgtCAGCCTccttctttagttggtccatagTATAAGCGCTTATCGAGAAGAGGAGCTAGTTGACGATGTccggataggttaccgacgcccacagttgtgtgctccatttgtgtatctccaaggcatatgggtggatattgtcgatcaaagcacacttgtcATAACAGTTtctgaaacaacatctaatgagtaCTGATAACTTTCCagagtctttttagccatcatgcgtcagttttaacagtcgtacgaacatttgtgtaactccggtctatatgcaaaagcaATAGAGTGAACAGcacgtcagtagagtgaacccatccaacacggccaggtgccctggatgtagtcacgtggtcgaaaacagtctggATCTTTATGTGGCATCTCTGCATCTTGACAAATGACAGTTGCAAGATGGCCGACACCTTGACGTATTGTTTTGAGGACGGCGAGTTGTTTAGTTAGTGTACATCTATGAGCCAACCCGTTAGTCCAGGCGTATTTTCTTTCGCTAAACTGAATTACACCGAGTTTTGCacgtattttccacactgtaATGGGTGACAAAGTTTGCTGCCTGTCCAGGCCTTAATTCTTTCACACTTCTCGTATTTCCAGCAACTCACTgactgttgattaaacatttatCGTTCTAATTTTCTTTGAGGCAGTCAAGGCGGAGTTTATGACGTCAAAGAGGTAGTACAGGTAAGACTTTGAACACGGAAGGAAATATAACAAAGGACAATTACTGGTAAGCGGACAATTCTCCCAAATaatgacaattttgtttctatattgtatatatatagaaATGCCAGGTGTATTAGGATAAGTTCATTTGATATTAACACTGTGTTTTACAGATAGTGGAAAGAAGTGATTTTGTGGCATTTGTTTGAGTATACTGAATACATTTTTGGTTTACCATTCAAGGATGAATAAAAGAAGAGATAAACATTTAgcacttattttattttgggttttcTGGCTCGAGGTATCATACACGTCTGGTTTTAATACACACTCAACAACTACTAAAGAGGATAGCCATCATGTCAGAATACCAGAAGTGTGTGCTGGGGAGGTTATTGTTTAGACATTTTTGTAGTAGGAGTAGTGCCCCATGGTAACACTGAGCAGAAAAATTCAGCAAACCCCCATTCTTGCTAGCAATCTTTTGGTCACAAAATTCAAAAAATGATCATTCATCAATCAAAGCAtcttttaaataatgttttaaaaaaaaaaaaagtcaaaatcatcTGATTTCAGCCTTACCTTTTTTTCCACGAAAGCAGAAAAAATGGTTgtcttttaagaaaaataaaacattcatggCCACCTGCTTGGACTTTAAACAATGGGTAGGGGGGGGGAgataatcaacattttgcctATTTCCCGACATGTTTTCAATCAAACACTCCAACAGTCATTCCCAGAATGTTAGGTCACACTTCTAAAAATTCTGAGAATTTTCAATAAAGCTCATCAAAACCTTATCACATAcccaaatacagtacaagaaGAGAATATAATAAGTTAACATAAATTTgagcatttgaaaatgtaaattactAATCAGTCCCAATGATAAAATTCTGaactttaattgtacttttggctattaatgtaaataatgaataagttaaaatacagtatgaaCAAGAACATTGAAACAATTCAAGGAGACCATTAagtgcacattttaaaatatggattttatatatacatagcactcaatcacaccttgaTAATTTCTTTTAATGGATgggaaataaatgcaaaaaaaaaagtgctgcttGTATTGAagtatgaaaatttgaaaatatttgtgaagCAAATTCGATGCAGAAAGTAAGAATTGGGTTTGTTTCTGGCATTAAAATTGTCTAATAGTGAAGAAGCTAACGTACAGTAAGTAACAATACTGTATGAGTCTTGGGATCTGGATTGTATTTCACACTGTTTTCccaaaagtgggggaaaaaagtgagctGTAGCCACTGTAAATGTTAGTTTTTACTGGCACATGTAATTTATTCCAATGCTCAAAACTTGTTTTCAAAGCGTCCTAGGTAAttataattgattgattgatatgAATACAGACTCTTTCTGTATTaccctttaatttttttgtaacctcTTAATATGTCTTAAATGTGCTAAAAAAGCAAGACTTTTACTCAAATTACATAGCTTTCTgagaaaacatttgttgtttttatatcaTGCTGTAATCTTTTTTACAGCATTCGTCTGTCAGTGTCATTGATTTTCGGTAACAAGATATTTTCTCAAAAGGTCGATAAGGGTGGATAAAGTGAAACCATAGCACTCACAATTATTTTAATGTGTGGCTTCTTTTGTAGCAAAGTGGTATCATGGGACATAAAACCACCAAAGAGGACGTTGAGAGACAGTtcaatgatgtcatttcaaGATTGCAGTCCAAGCAGTTGTTCCAGTCTGAATGGGACTTTGGCTTTGCTGTTGTCTTATTGGTCTTTATTGGTGagctctttcacaattgcacgaaaaaaatcttgtattccagtACTATAATACCACTGCATCTCATTTTTTACGATGATTAGCCTCTATCTGATCGATGCAAAGTCAACCGGATATCGTGGTGACAACAACACAAGTGCATTGGGCTGAAAATGGCCACAATTAAGTCATGTTTTAATGCGGGTTGGGGGTAATTACTTAATAAATGCAAtcatttaaaacagcatttcGGGTTCAATTTGgttatatcaatccatccattgtcttagcgacttatactcacaagggtcatgggaatgctggagcttatcccagctatcactgGGCAGGAAGTCAGgcacactctaaactggtttccagccaatcacaggagcacatggagacagacaacacttgcactcacaatcacacctacgggcaatataagtatatcttcttttcctttcggcttgtcctgttgggGGTTGTCACaggatgtcatcttttttcgtcttagcctatctcctacatctttctctctaacgccaactgccctcatgtcttcgctcacaacattcatctactttctctttggtcttgctctagctcttttgcctgggagctccatcctcatcccccttctaccaatacattaactctctcgcctctggacatgtccaaaccaaccaagtctgctctctcgatccttgcatttctaatcctatccatcctgctcactccaagcgaaaacctcaacatctacatttctgccacctccagttctgcttcctgttgtctcttccgtgccaccgtctctactccgtacatcatggccggcctcaccactgttttataaactttgccctgttccaacctgcttggacccgtttcttcacttccttaccacactcattgctctggattgttgaccctaagtatttgaagtcgttcaccctcgctatctcttctccctggagcctaactcttccccctccgcccctttctttcatgcacatatattctgttttacttcggctaatcttcattcctgtcctttctagtgtatgcctccatctttctaattgttcctctacctgctccctgctttcactgcatatcatgaTATCATCTGCATAGATCATGGTCCAAGCGGACtcctgtctaacctcatctgtcagcctatccattaacacAGCAAACAGCATggggttcagagctgatccagtctcacctccaccttaaatttttctgtcacacctacgatgcatctcaccattgttctgctgccctcatacatgtcctttactattccaacatatttctcggCCACagcagacttacgcatgcaataccacagtttctctcttggtactctgtcataggctttctctagatcaataaagacacaatgtagctgcttctgacctctgtacttttccattggtatcctcaaggcaaataatgcatctgtggtactcttttctaggcatgaaattatactgttgctcgcagatacttacttccctctagagtctagcctccactgctctatcccataacttcattgcgtggctcatcaactttattcctccataGTTCCCACAGGTCTtgaaattgcctttgttcttaaaaatgggaactagcacacctttcctccattcttcaggtaaCTCCTCACCGGCTAGTAtactgttgaacaagttggtcaaaaacgccacagtcacctctccaaatagtttccatacctccaggtatgtcatcaggaccaactgcctttccatttttcattctttgccatgcctttctaacttcccccttactaatcattgccacttcttggtccttcacacctgcctcttctactcttccttctttctcattttcatcattcatcaatttcttgAAGTATTcgttccatctatttagcacactactcgtaccagtcaaaatatttccgtgtccatccttaatcacccttacctgctgcacatccttcccatttctatctcGGCactgcactgaagaaacaacaagaagcagaactggaggtggcagaaatgaagatattgaagttcttgctcagagtgagcagcatggataggattagaaatgagctaattagagggagagcccaagttggatgttttggagacaaggttcgagagagcagactgtgatggtttggacatgaccagaggcgagagagtgagtatattggtagaagggtgctga contains these protein-coding regions:
- the smim22 gene encoding small integral membrane protein 22 codes for the protein MGHKTTKEDVERQFNDVISRLQSKQLFQSEWDFGFAVVLLVFIGLILLMVLLVLIRCCCCCCDEKPKRHKVGIDNMSLEP